The genomic DNA TGGCCGAGGAGACGGTGCCCGGCTACACGGGACCCGAGCCGCGCACCGCCGCCGCGCTCGACGGCTGGCTGGCCGAGGGCGCGGACCTGCTCGCCGCGGAGCTGCGCGCGGCGGGTGCGGACGCCGGGGTGTGGAGCTGGGCGGAGGAACAGCGCGCCGCATTCTGGGCGCGGCGGATGGCGCACGAGACGGTGGTGCACCGGGCGGACGCGGACGGGGCGGCGGGGGTGGGGTTCGCGGTCGACGCGGACGTGGCGGCCGACGCGATCGACGAGTGGCTGGAGATCCTGGAGTTCGCGCAGCGCGGCGGCGACCCGGACCTGGAGCCGCTGTACGCCCCGGAACTCGCGGGCTCCGGCATTCACTTGCACGCCACCGACACGCCCCCGGAGGCAGCCGCGGAGTGGCTCGTCGAGCTGGGGCCCGACGGGTTCCGCTGGCGCCGGGAGCACGCGAAGGCGGCGGTGGCGCTGCGCGGGCCGCTGGCGGACGTGCTGCGGGTGTTCTACCGGCGGCTGCCGCCGGACAGCGGCCGGGTGGAGGTGCTGGGCGAGGCGGGGGTGCTGGACACGTGGCTGGCGGCGACGGCCTGGGGGTGAGCGCGGGGGCGCACCCGTACGGGCCGGGACGTACCGTACGGGCCGGGGCGTACGCGCGCATGCGACGGCCCCCGCCCGAAGTGTCGGGCGGGGGCCGTCGGATGAGGTGCCAGGCGCGGGCGTCAGGCGCCGCGCTGGATACCCGTGGTGTCCTGCAGCACGCCGCGGCGGCCGTCCTGGGTCTGCGCGACCAGCGCGGCACCGCGCTGGTCCACCGCCAGGTACCAGATGCCCGGGGTCAGCTCGGCGATCTGCGCCGACGAGCCGTCCTCGGCGAACAGCGGCCGGGCCGCCGGCACCGCGAACCAGAACGGCGCGAACGAGCCGCCGGCCGCCGGCTGCGGCGCGGCCTGCGCCTGCGGCGGCCGGGCACCGGCCGGGGCACCGGCCTGCGGGCCGCCCGGCTGCGGGCCACCCGCGCCGGGACCGCCGCCGAACGGAGCCTGCTGACCGCCGCCGAACGGGGCGCCGCCCTGCGGGCCGCCGGGCTGCGGGCCACCGGGGCCGGGCTGGCCGCCGCCGGGGTAGCCGTAACCGGGCTGCGGCTGGCCGCCGCCGTACGGGGCGGCGGGCGCCGGGGCGCCCGGGCTGCTGAGCAGGTTCGCCTTGAACGCCGGGAGGGTGTGGCTGAGGACCGCGCCCGCGGTCAGCGCGAGGTTCGCGATGAGCGCGAGGATCAGGCCGATGCCCATGCCGAACACGTCTTCACCGGTGGCGTCGTTGGCCATGCTGCGCGCGCCGCCGAAGAGGGTGAACAGCGAGCTGAAGAGGGCGGCGGCCGCCAGCGCGGTGCCCCACTGGTTCAGCGTGAGCCCGGCGAGCTGCTTGTCGTCGCCGCGCATCCGGCCGACGGCGATGAGCGCCGCGGCGATGATGCCGGTCAGGAAGACCGCGGGCAGCAGCGGGAACTGGTCGGAGTCCCAGCCGTTGGGCACCTCCAGGCTCCCGCAGTCGGCGCCCGTGGGGCAGTCCACCGAGATGCTGTCGAGGAACGAGGCGATAATCAGCAGCAGCGCTGCTCCGATCACTACGCCGTCGCCCCGAGTGAGTGAGCGGATGTTCACGAAATGTCCCTTACGTATTGGTCGTTGTCGCTGTTGCTGGTGCAGATCCCCACGCTGCGGAGCGTGAAATGAGGCCCCATCGTACGGGTCCGCAGTTTGGCCACATCGGGCCCCCTGGCCACGAGTCCCCCTTGTTCCCCCGGTGTGCATTTCCTGGTCTGTCGACGGCTTGCGCCTACCCTGCCAGGAAAGCCCCGATGCCGTTCGTGATTCCGTGCGCCGCCCGCTGCCGCCATGCGGCGTCCGTCAGCCGGTCGGCGTCCTTAGCGTCCCGCATGTTGCCGCATTCGATGAAGACTTTGGGCACAGTCGAGAGGTTCAGTCCGCCCAGATCGGTGCGTACC from Streptomyces sp. CMB-StM0423 includes the following:
- a CDS encoding maleylpyruvate isomerase N-terminal domain-containing protein, with protein sequence MRLPYERYCAEVGVQTDLLRRTVRGADLATRVPTCPDWDLGELAVHVGGSHRWAAELVRTRATEELAEETVPGYTGPEPRTAAALDGWLAEGADLLAAELRAAGADAGVWSWAEEQRAAFWARRMAHETVVHRADADGAAGVGFAVDADVAADAIDEWLEILEFAQRGGDPDLEPLYAPELAGSGIHLHATDTPPEAAAEWLVELGPDGFRWRREHAKAAVALRGPLADVLRVFYRRLPPDSGRVEVLGEAGVLDTWLAATAWG